Proteins encoded within one genomic window of Nitrospira sp.:
- a CDS encoding class I SAM-dependent methyltransferase: MSQSKLLSQMTNKIVSRALNHGIHRLAEKVRASGGQPLELILPDGSHLNFGQNPRVVMEIRDPNLLPELTHPTLGSLGEAFVDGRIDIDGDIMTVIASAERLAEAGESPMKSRITPVWSKHTPDQDLADIKHHYDIGNEFYRLWLDERMVYSCAYFETGEETIDEAQQAKLDHICRKLRLQPGERFLDIGCGWGGLILYAAQHYGVQATGVTLSNNQFVLAKERVRQAGLERRIDVLLLDYRDAVSRFGEASFDKVASVGMFEHVGLNNFPAYFSAVRHLLRDRGLFLNHGFTSSDVEGRPVGSGVNDFIDKYVFPNNELLHLHVVIREMAAQRFEIYDVESLRPHYARTLAIWSRRLETQLDSARRLVGEKTLRIWRAYLAGVSLGFQQGWMNIYQVLASRQEADGPTEFPLTRRWMYT, encoded by the coding sequence ATGTCTCAGAGCAAATTACTCTCCCAGATGACCAACAAAATTGTGAGCAGAGCCCTAAATCACGGCATTCATCGGCTGGCAGAAAAGGTTCGTGCCAGCGGGGGGCAACCATTGGAACTCATACTCCCAGACGGCTCGCATCTCAATTTCGGCCAGAACCCCCGCGTCGTCATGGAGATTCGCGATCCCAACCTCTTGCCGGAGCTGACCCACCCCACACTGGGATCACTCGGTGAAGCGTTCGTCGATGGTCGCATTGACATCGACGGCGATATTATGACCGTGATCGCCAGTGCTGAACGACTGGCCGAAGCCGGTGAGTCTCCGATGAAGTCCCGCATCACCCCCGTCTGGTCCAAGCATACGCCTGATCAGGATCTTGCGGACATCAAGCATCACTATGATATCGGCAACGAGTTCTACCGACTCTGGCTTGATGAACGCATGGTCTACTCCTGTGCCTACTTTGAGACCGGTGAGGAAACCATTGATGAGGCGCAACAAGCCAAGCTCGATCACATCTGCCGGAAGCTTCGCCTGCAACCTGGCGAGCGGTTTTTGGATATCGGCTGCGGGTGGGGTGGGCTGATCCTGTACGCCGCACAGCATTATGGCGTGCAGGCGACAGGCGTCACGTTGTCGAACAATCAATTCGTACTCGCGAAGGAACGGGTTAGACAGGCTGGGCTTGAAAGGCGTATCGACGTTCTCCTCCTAGATTATCGCGATGCTGTGTCTCGTTTCGGTGAGGCTTCGTTCGACAAGGTGGCAAGTGTCGGCATGTTCGAGCATGTCGGGCTCAATAATTTTCCGGCCTATTTCAGTGCCGTACGCCACCTGCTACGCGATCGCGGCCTATTCCTGAATCATGGCTTCACGTCGTCTGACGTCGAGGGACGCCCTGTGGGGTCAGGCGTGAACGATTTTATCGACAAGTATGTCTTCCCGAATAACGAGCTGTTACACCTCCACGTGGTCATCCGGGAGATGGCGGCACAGCGCTTTGAGATCTACGATGTCGAAAGCCTACGTCCGCACTATGCACGCACGCTCGCCATCTGGTCACGTCGCTTGGAGACGCAACTCGACTCGGCGCGACGACTGGTCGGGGAAAAGACGCTCCGCATCTGGCGGGCCTATCTGGCCGGCGTTTCCCTGGGATTTCAACAAGGCTGGATGAATATCTATCAGGTGCTCGCAAGTCGACAGGAGGCCGACGGCCCGACAGAATTCCCGCTGACTCGAAGGTGGATGTACACGTGA
- a CDS encoding sel1 repeat family protein, with amino-acid sequence MNLESDTHLAEQGDPFAQYRLGRRVAQQEGRQAPESVSWYKKAFPGLHRLAETGNGQAMYVLGVMYAYGRGVEKDISQARRWLTRAVDQKITAAQPVLANLPLPARSSPNLQIHATEQTKPRKQQN; translated from the coding sequence GTGAATCTAGAGAGTGATACTCATCTCGCCGAGCAAGGTGACCCCTTCGCTCAGTATCGCCTCGGACGTCGTGTCGCACAGCAAGAAGGACGCCAAGCCCCTGAATCCGTGAGTTGGTACAAAAAAGCCTTCCCCGGATTACATCGTCTCGCCGAGACTGGAAATGGACAAGCCATGTATGTCCTTGGCGTCATGTATGCCTATGGACGCGGAGTAGAAAAAGATATCAGCCAGGCACGGCGATGGCTGACTCGTGCCGTTGATCAGAAAATTACAGCCGCCCAACCTGTTCTCGCGAACCTCCCGCTGCCAGCTCGTTCTTCTCCAAACCTCCAAATTCATGCAACCGAACAGACAAAACCCCGCAAACAACAGAACTGA
- a CDS encoding sigma 54-interacting transcriptional regulator: MTILPSGCSTPLQDLETDVALRAILQGTATETGQGFFTALVQNLASVLGTHGAWVTEYLPETRRLRALAFWMDGQWIKDYEMNIAGTPCERVIDTAKLVHFPDRILDIFPHREELRAAGAASYMGVPLQDTDGRILGHMAVIDRRPIPGEPRILAVFQIFAARAAAELRRLRAEAEVRKREEKVSRLLSSAMDAIIELDHQFHITQVNPATEKTFQCCAEKMIGRDFRYFLRPEDAERLIVLTEELDRRSEGQRSMWIPGGLTACCPEGPSFPAEATLSRFELDRRKFTTLILRNIHDRVKAEEKIQSLTAETELLREELQALHHDGALLGESPAFRRVLQDIGQVAKTGATVLITGETGTGKELVAHAVHMASTRRKRPLVIVNCAAIPAALIESELFGHEAGAFTGATKKREGRFSLADKGTIFLDEIGELPLELQAKLLRVLQEGEFDPVGNLRTRKVDVRVLAATNRDLAAAVKQGTFREDLYYRLNVFPIRLPSLRERGDDVVRLASVFAQRFAAKMGRTLSPLTADDARRLQAYHWPGNVRELQNVIERAVITAEAGTLNLDRALPEPPSVHRPPADGSASLRDAILSVKEFEELERTNILRALETAKWKVSGENGAAALLGLNASTLSSRMKALKIQKSR, encoded by the coding sequence ATGACAATTCTCCCATCAGGTTGCTCCACACCCCTTCAAGATTTGGAAACCGATGTGGCGCTCCGCGCCATTCTTCAAGGGACAGCTACGGAAACCGGACAAGGGTTCTTTACCGCACTCGTCCAGAACCTGGCCTCAGTACTTGGTACGCACGGGGCGTGGGTGACGGAGTATCTTCCTGAAACGCGTCGCCTGCGGGCGCTCGCCTTCTGGATGGACGGTCAGTGGATTAAGGACTATGAAATGAACATTGCCGGGACCCCCTGTGAGCGTGTGATCGATACAGCCAAACTGGTGCACTTCCCCGATCGTATCCTGGATATTTTTCCTCACAGGGAGGAACTGAGAGCCGCAGGAGCGGCCAGCTATATGGGCGTCCCGTTACAGGACACGGACGGACGAATTCTCGGTCATATGGCCGTGATCGACCGGCGGCCTATTCCCGGGGAACCTCGCATCCTTGCGGTGTTTCAAATCTTTGCTGCGCGGGCTGCGGCGGAATTGCGGCGGTTACGGGCGGAAGCTGAGGTGCGCAAGCGGGAGGAAAAGGTGAGTCGGCTCCTCAGCAGCGCTATGGACGCGATCATTGAGCTGGATCACCAGTTCCACATCACACAGGTCAACCCTGCGACCGAAAAGACATTTCAATGCTGCGCGGAGAAGATGATCGGTCGAGACTTTCGATATTTCCTGCGCCCTGAGGATGCCGAGCGGTTGATCGTGCTGACAGAGGAGTTGGACCGTCGCTCCGAGGGGCAGCGATCAATGTGGATTCCCGGGGGGCTCACTGCTTGCTGTCCTGAAGGCCCATCATTTCCCGCGGAGGCGACACTGTCCCGGTTTGAATTGGATCGGCGCAAATTCACGACCCTCATTCTTCGCAATATCCATGACCGGGTGAAGGCGGAAGAGAAGATCCAATCGCTCACGGCTGAAACTGAACTCCTGCGAGAAGAATTGCAGGCGCTTCATCATGACGGCGCCTTGCTCGGTGAAAGTCCGGCATTTCGACGGGTGCTTCAGGATATTGGACAAGTTGCCAAGACCGGTGCGACCGTGCTCATCACGGGAGAAACTGGAACCGGCAAAGAGCTCGTGGCTCACGCCGTCCATATGGCCAGTACACGTCGGAAACGGCCGTTGGTCATTGTCAATTGCGCCGCGATCCCAGCGGCACTCATCGAAAGCGAGCTGTTCGGCCACGAGGCAGGCGCTTTTACAGGAGCAACCAAGAAGCGCGAAGGTCGGTTTTCTCTGGCCGACAAGGGCACCATCTTTCTTGATGAAATTGGGGAATTACCGCTTGAGTTACAGGCGAAATTGCTGCGGGTGCTCCAAGAAGGCGAGTTCGATCCGGTTGGCAATTTAAGGACCCGGAAAGTTGACGTCCGGGTGCTTGCCGCGACCAATCGTGATCTTGCCGCCGCGGTCAAGCAAGGCACGTTCCGCGAGGACCTCTACTACCGGTTGAATGTATTTCCGATCCGGCTGCCGTCGCTGCGCGAGCGCGGCGACGATGTGGTACGTCTCGCTTCCGTCTTTGCTCAACGGTTCGCCGCAAAGATGGGACGGACGCTTTCTCCGCTGACTGCTGATGATGCTCGTCGGCTTCAGGCCTATCATTGGCCAGGGAACGTACGAGAGCTACAAAACGTGATCGAGCGAGCCGTCATTACGGCAGAGGCCGGCACGCTCAATCTTGATCGAGCCTTACCGGAGCCGCCCTCAGTTCATCGGCCTCCGGCCGACGGATCCGCTTCTCTTCGTGACGCCATTCTTTCAGTCAAGGAATTCGAAGAACTGGAACGGACCAATATCTTGAGAGCTCTTGAGACCGCCAAATGGAAAGTGTCCGGTGAAAATGGCGCTGCCGCATTGCTAGGCCTCAATGCGTCCACACTCTCATCGCGTATGAAAGCGTTGAAGATTCAGAAATCCCGCTGA
- a CDS encoding ester cyclase translates to MTQDRMTQLRNFATRYTAAWCSQDAASVSKFFAPSGSLTINGGTPSVGRSTITQAAQGFMTAFPDLKVYMDDLVERQGKIFYHWTLEGTHSETGRRVRISGFEAWRIGEDGLIADSLGNFDAADLERQVERAVRS, encoded by the coding sequence ATGACGCAAGACCGAATGACTCAGCTTCGCAATTTCGCTACTCGATACACAGCCGCTTGGTGCAGCCAGGACGCGGCCAGTGTCTCCAAATTTTTTGCTCCGAGTGGTTCACTGACGATTAATGGAGGTACCCCATCGGTGGGGCGAAGCACGATTACTCAAGCCGCGCAGGGGTTCATGACCGCCTTCCCCGATCTTAAGGTTTATATGGATGATCTGGTCGAGAGACAGGGAAAGATATTCTATCACTGGACCCTCGAAGGCACTCACAGTGAAACAGGTAGGCGCGTGCGCATCAGTGGATTCGAAGCGTGGCGTATCGGTGAAGACGGTTTAATCGCCGACTCACTCGGGAACTTCGACGCTGCTGATCTTGAACGCCAGGTCGAGCGGGCAGTAAGAAGTTAG
- a CDS encoding PD40 domain-containing protein translates to MDTKFMSPTHAFVVFTLLLAPVGTSAMSGMDMPHSGHGTSTAALTKNMGEPLNSSEAEIEMTYSADGKTAIFVSGRKGSIPSPGFPYNFDIWMAHNVNGEWQAPIHLGSSIDPTVGPNINTSAWELEPSLSDDGNVIYFTRYQPGNLSTGDLYVTQKINGVWQPARNWNDVPELPHLNTPTGEEHCPIIASDSLIYFNYQQPGVTQDSDVWKVEKKDGVWQKPESLGPRLNSPYRDHMHWTGLSKDGKSIIITSTRPDMGSRGGHDMWISYQSPKGEWQEPLNLGDTINTAGEDMCWTFTPDGKTFTGSWGPRDSYNHDMMWVRKDDVPLLKSFDPIGPPPNLLATGKKKFSGAK, encoded by the coding sequence ATGGACACCAAATTCATGAGCCCAACTCACGCTTTCGTCGTATTCACGCTTCTTCTCGCGCCGGTCGGAACGTCTGCGATGTCAGGCATGGACATGCCGCACAGCGGACATGGCACATCGACTGCAGCACTCACAAAAAACATGGGCGAGCCGCTCAACTCATCGGAAGCCGAGATTGAGATGACCTATAGCGCCGACGGGAAGACCGCCATCTTCGTCTCCGGACGCAAAGGGAGCATCCCCTCACCCGGGTTTCCCTACAACTTCGATATCTGGATGGCGCACAATGTGAACGGCGAGTGGCAAGCCCCGATTCATTTGGGGTCGAGTATTGACCCCACCGTGGGACCGAACATCAATACGTCCGCCTGGGAGCTGGAGCCGAGCCTCTCCGATGACGGCAATGTGATTTATTTCACACGATATCAACCTGGCAATCTTTCCACCGGCGACCTCTATGTGACCCAGAAAATCAACGGCGTCTGGCAACCGGCCAGAAACTGGAATGATGTCCCGGAACTTCCTCACCTTAATACGCCGACCGGCGAAGAACATTGTCCAATCATTGCGTCCGACAGCCTTATTTACTTCAACTACCAGCAGCCTGGAGTGACACAAGACAGCGACGTCTGGAAAGTCGAGAAGAAAGATGGTGTGTGGCAGAAGCCTGAGAGTCTGGGACCACGCCTCAATTCGCCCTACCGGGATCATATGCATTGGACCGGTCTCTCCAAGGATGGGAAGAGCATCATTATTACCAGCACGCGTCCGGACATGGGCTCGCGAGGCGGACATGATATGTGGATTTCCTACCAGAGTCCAAAGGGCGAGTGGCAAGAGCCGCTGAATCTCGGCGATACCATCAACACGGCCGGCGAAGATATGTGTTGGACCTTTACCCCGGATGGTAAGACGTTCACGGGTAGTTGGGGCCCTCGTGATTCGTATAATCACGACATGATGTGGGTTCGCAAAGACGATGTCCCGTTGCTGAAGAGTTTTGATCCGATCGGGCCACCGCCGAATTTGCTCGCCACCGGCAAAAAGAAATTCAGCGGTGCAAAATAA
- the mazG gene encoding nucleoside triphosphate pyrophosphohydrolase has product MSARFDKVVEVMATLRAEQGCPWDRKQTHESLKPYLLEETYEVLETIDQRDPRKLQEELGDVLLQVLFHSQIAAESKTFSIEDVLETLATKLIRRHPHVFTLNGEQARVSSSEQVLTQWEEIKRAERAADGKPQSALEGVPKILPALLRAYQIQARAARVGFDWPHTDEGLDQVFGKIQEEIGELRVALAQATVASQTEHQSAREDIEAEFGDVLFSLVNLARFLKTNPEDALRRATNRFSDRFHLVEAQAAKAGRKMSDMTLAEMDELWAEAKRRLQSPPVTPTPQAGDRTP; this is encoded by the coding sequence ATGTCAGCACGGTTTGACAAAGTCGTCGAGGTGATGGCAACCCTGCGTGCGGAACAGGGATGCCCATGGGACCGCAAACAGACTCATGAGTCACTGAAACCTTACCTTCTTGAGGAAACCTACGAAGTCCTGGAAACCATCGATCAACGGGATCCCCGAAAGCTTCAAGAAGAACTCGGAGACGTGCTGCTTCAAGTATTGTTCCACAGCCAGATTGCGGCTGAGTCCAAAACATTTTCCATCGAGGATGTGCTGGAAACGCTCGCCACCAAGCTGATCCGGCGACATCCGCATGTCTTCACGCTCAACGGCGAGCAGGCACGGGTGTCGAGCAGCGAACAGGTGTTGACCCAATGGGAGGAGATCAAGCGCGCAGAACGAGCGGCCGATGGCAAACCCCAATCGGCCCTTGAGGGAGTCCCCAAAATCTTGCCGGCATTACTGCGCGCCTATCAAATTCAAGCACGAGCGGCCCGTGTGGGATTCGATTGGCCACACACTGACGAAGGCCTTGACCAGGTCTTTGGAAAAATACAGGAAGAAATCGGGGAACTGCGTGTGGCACTGGCACAAGCCACTGTTGCCTCACAAACCGAACACCAGAGCGCCCGTGAGGACATAGAGGCAGAATTCGGCGATGTCCTCTTTTCATTGGTAAATTTGGCCCGCTTTCTTAAGACAAACCCTGAAGACGCGCTGCGCCGAGCGACCAATCGGTTCAGTGATCGGTTTCACCTGGTGGAAGCACAAGCGGCCAAGGCAGGCAGAAAAATGTCAGATATGACACTCGCTGAGATGGATGAGCTATGGGCCGAAGCCAAACGCCGGTTACAGAGCCCTCCAGTCACACCAACACCACAGGCAGGGGATCGCACTCCATGA
- a CDS encoding DUF1844 domain-containing protein: MAEEQGFVVRDRRASGGTEAPPVATSTAHASGSVGTPPPESSQSAPLPPVTFSSFVISLGSSSLMLMGEQLDPQQPSMPVNLPQAKEIIDLLSVLEDKTKGNLTPDEQTVLRDMLYALRMKYVTLASPK; the protein is encoded by the coding sequence ATGGCAGAAGAACAGGGATTTGTTGTTCGGGATCGCAGAGCCAGTGGAGGCACAGAGGCTCCTCCTGTAGCGACTTCGACCGCCCATGCGTCGGGGTCGGTGGGAACGCCCCCGCCGGAATCCTCTCAATCGGCCCCACTCCCTCCGGTGACCTTTTCGTCCTTCGTCATTTCCCTCGGCTCATCCTCGCTCATGCTGATGGGGGAACAGCTGGATCCTCAACAGCCGTCCATGCCTGTGAACTTGCCGCAAGCCAAGGAAATCATCGATCTCTTATCCGTCCTGGAAGACAAGACCAAAGGCAATCTGACCCCTGACGAACAGACGGTTCTGCGCGACATGCTCTATGCCCTTCGTATGAAGTATGTCACGCTGGCTTCACCGAAGTAG
- a CDS encoding methyltransferase domain-containing protein: protein MNTPLEHDYASGCDLYERFLGSVLFEPYAIDLAGRVADLAEDSVLEMACGTGILTQQLRTRLKSSVTLTATDINPGMLDYAQRKLKHLNGINWQQADIAALPFPDASFHVAVCQFGLMFVPDRNRAFEEMHRVLMEGGLLAVSVWDRMEANPWGVAVQETIEALFPNNPPQFFKMPFSFPDADVLVTLLNANGFDQITIQPVPMECRSNSARSLATGMIEGAPILAEIQERGGSSGPIVDAVATALARFGGDSPFHTTMQAIVATARASG, encoded by the coding sequence ATGAATACTCCGCTTGAACATGACTATGCCTCTGGCTGCGACTTGTATGAACGATTCCTCGGATCGGTCCTGTTTGAACCCTACGCTATTGATCTCGCAGGCCGAGTCGCTGACCTCGCAGAAGACTCCGTCCTGGAAATGGCCTGTGGAACCGGCATTCTCACCCAACAGTTGAGAACTCGCTTGAAGTCGTCCGTGACCCTTACGGCGACTGATATCAATCCCGGCATGTTGGACTATGCGCAGAGGAAGCTGAAACACTTGAATGGAATAAACTGGCAACAGGCAGACATTGCGGCCCTGCCGTTTCCCGATGCATCGTTTCATGTTGCGGTGTGTCAGTTCGGACTGATGTTCGTGCCGGACCGGAATCGCGCGTTTGAGGAAATGCACCGCGTCCTGATGGAAGGGGGTCTGCTTGCCGTGAGTGTGTGGGATCGCATGGAGGCTAATCCCTGGGGTGTAGCCGTCCAGGAAACCATTGAGGCGTTGTTTCCGAACAATCCACCGCAGTTTTTTAAAATGCCGTTTAGTTTCCCAGATGCCGACGTCTTAGTGACTTTGCTGAATGCCAATGGTTTCGATCAGATCACAATTCAACCCGTTCCCATGGAATGTCGGAGCAACTCTGCCAGGTCACTCGCAACTGGTATGATTGAAGGTGCACCAATTCTTGCCGAGATTCAGGAGCGCGGCGGTTCCTCTGGCCCCATTGTCGATGCTGTGGCGACAGCTTTGGCACGGTTTGGTGGAGACAGTCCGTTTCACACAACGATGCAAGCGATTGTGGCCACGGCACGAGCGAGTGGGTGA
- a CDS encoding MBL fold metallo-hydrolase, with translation MKLTQIRNATLNVEYAGKKFLIDPMLSGKGGYPGFPGTVNSHIPNPTVDLPLPMSEILAVDAVVVTHTHQDHWDDTAKTVIPKDMPIFTQNARDQWDIQMSWFRNTRALEERNEFDGITLIKTCGQHGRGEILEGLMGDILGDVCGLVFKHPSEKTLYITGDTVWYKGVQENLDHYKPDVIVLNGGDARVLPHEPIIMGKEDVYEVFKAAPSATLIVSHMEAVNHATLSRKDLRTFLLERGMTSRVLVPEDGETYSF, from the coding sequence ATGAAGCTCACACAGATCCGTAATGCAACACTCAACGTCGAATATGCCGGCAAAAAGTTTCTGATCGACCCTATGTTGTCAGGCAAGGGCGGCTATCCTGGATTTCCAGGTACGGTCAACAGTCATATCCCCAATCCCACGGTAGACCTCCCCCTGCCGATGAGCGAGATCCTCGCTGTCGATGCCGTGGTCGTCACTCATACCCATCAGGATCACTGGGATGACACCGCCAAAACGGTCATTCCCAAAGACATGCCGATCTTCACCCAAAATGCTAGAGATCAATGGGATATCCAGATGTCATGGTTCCGCAACACGCGGGCGCTTGAGGAACGGAACGAATTTGACGGTATTACTCTGATCAAGACCTGCGGCCAGCATGGCCGAGGTGAGATTCTTGAAGGCCTCATGGGAGATATCTTGGGCGATGTTTGCGGTCTTGTCTTCAAACATCCAAGTGAAAAGACGCTCTACATCACTGGCGATACGGTTTGGTATAAAGGTGTCCAAGAAAATCTTGATCACTACAAACCCGATGTCATTGTGCTCAATGGTGGTGATGCCAGAGTTCTTCCTCACGAACCGATCATTATGGGGAAAGAGGATGTATATGAAGTATTTAAGGCCGCTCCTTCAGCAACCCTTATCGTGAGTCATATGGAAGCGGTCAACCACGCCACGCTATCACGGAAAGATCTGAGAACCTTTCTTCTTGAACGAGGAATGACTTCGCGTGTGCTGGTTCCTGAGGACGGCGAAACGTACAGCTTTTGA
- a CDS encoding cytochrome-b5 reductase, translated as MRHRMMRSTMGVISRIKTKTAAPYKLIQIERDTHDTKTFRFELPSDATLDMLPGDFLYVHATINGKAVKRPYTPSSLPGTTGYFDLTVKRYDTGSVSKYLHEQKIGDTVLMSGPNTGGHWVDGMAKRVGFVAGGTGITPMISIIRWILTKRLDAELFLIFANKTESDIIFRQEWERALQNYPNFHSHHVLEQPPPGWSGSIGRITSDILRRHLPPPASDTCIFLCGPPPMVDALEVSLKELGYPEQAIVLP; from the coding sequence ATGCGTCATCGTATGATGCGTTCAACTATGGGAGTCATCAGCCGCATCAAGACCAAAACAGCCGCTCCGTACAAGCTGATCCAGATCGAGCGGGATACCCACGACACGAAGACGTTTCGATTCGAACTTCCCTCCGACGCCACCTTGGACATGCTGCCCGGTGACTTCCTGTATGTCCACGCCACGATCAACGGCAAAGCCGTGAAACGGCCCTACACACCGTCGTCGCTACCTGGCACGACTGGCTACTTCGATCTGACGGTCAAGCGATACGACACCGGCTCCGTCTCCAAGTATCTCCACGAGCAGAAGATCGGCGATACGGTCTTGATGAGCGGGCCGAACACCGGTGGTCACTGGGTTGATGGAATGGCAAAGCGGGTGGGCTTCGTGGCTGGCGGCACCGGAATCACACCGATGATCTCCATCATCCGGTGGATATTGACCAAGAGGCTCGACGCTGAGCTCTTCCTCATCTTTGCCAACAAGACAGAGTCAGATATCATCTTCCGACAAGAATGGGAGCGCGCCCTCCAAAACTATCCGAACTTTCACAGCCATCATGTCTTGGAACAACCACCTCCTGGATGGTCCGGCAGCATAGGCCGCATCACCTCTGACATACTCCGCCGGCACCTACCTCCTCCTGCCTCCGACACCTGCATCTTCCTCTGCGGTCCCCCACCGATGGTTGATGCCTTGGAAGTTTCTCTCAAAGAACTGGGCTATCCTGAACAGGCCATCGTCCTCCCCTAG